One Mugil cephalus isolate CIBA_MC_2020 chromosome 12, CIBA_Mcephalus_1.1, whole genome shotgun sequence DNA segment encodes these proteins:
- the LOC125017641 gene encoding nectin-4-like, with the protein MEPRLFCVPFMGNIFLNREISVGCKLLLVLSVTLMSRNTEALQVIGGRATVVKGGTTILPCKLIETSETLTQITWQRRTREKPKNDNFYTIQLDGPQYVNGPDNRFKFIGNFSDKNGSLQLSNVQLKDEGTYTCIFTLFPSGNHKTEIPLNLLVPPVTSLKGNNLTLGTGEVSLATCTAAGSKPSSEVTWLTGTLAVNATTNSTQHDNDTTTTTSSLFGIPTTEMNNQSVQCVITTAGLLEEQVLSLTIQVHFPPMDVTIVRRSENSYECVTNANPEAHFVWSRSDQSLPESDIKVQGSTLQFVRKTSNLNGLYQCEAVNQYGRKGGGQLHVYMDFGSYTAGWTLFGLLLSLNIVASVWYFRKRKYTPSREQGTRGERNAISTSPSNDSGEEQEPV; encoded by the exons CCCTCCAGGTGATTGGTGGACGCGCAACAGTGGTGAAAGGAGGGACCACTATCTTACCCTGCAAACTCATTGAGACCTCAGAGACCCTGACTCAGATTACATGGCAGAGGAGAACCAGAGAAAAACCTAAAAATGACAACTTCTACACAATCCAATTGGATGGACCCCAATATGTTAATGGACCTGATAATCGATTTAAGTTTATTGGGAATTTTTCTGACAAAAATGGATCTCTACAGTTGTCCAATGTTCAATTGAAGGATGAAGGCACCTACACTTGCATCTTCACTTTGTTCCCCAGTGGAAATCACAAGACAGAGATACCTCTGAACCTGCTTG TGCCTCCAGTCACAAGCCTGAAGGGTAATAATTTAACTTTGGGTACTGGAGAAGTTTCCCTTGCTACCTGCACGGCTGCCGGCTCCAAGCCTTCTTCAGAGGTGACCTGGCTCACTGGTACCCTGGCAGTGAACGCGACGACCAACTCCACCCAGCACGACAACGATACAACGACCACAACCAGCTCACTGTTTGGAATCCCTACCACGGAAATGAACAACCAATCAGTTCAGTGTGTCATCACAACAGCAGGCCTGCTTGAAGAACAAGTCCTGTCTTTGACCATCCAAGTTcact tcCCACCCATGGACGTGACGATTGTTCGACGTTCTGAAAACTCATATGAATGTGTAACCAACGCCAACCCAGAGGCACATTTCGTCTGGAGCAG GTCTGATCAGTCTTTGCCTGAGTCTGATATTAAAGTTCAGGGTTCAACTCTGCAGTTTGTGAGGAAGACCTCTAATCTGAATGGGCTCTATCAGTGTGAGGCTGTCAACCAATATGGAAGAAAAGGTGGAGGTCAGCTCCACGTGTACATGGATTTTG GCTCCTACACTGCTGGCTGGACCTTATTTGGTCTTCTGCTTTCCCTGAACATTGTAGCCTCAGTGTGGTACTTTCGTAAACGCAAGTATACTCCAAG CAGAGAACAAGGGACACGTGGAGAAAGAAACGCTATTTCAACATCTCCAAGCAACGACAGTGGAGAAGAG CAGGAACCTGTTTGA